In Polypterus senegalus isolate Bchr_013 chromosome 12, ASM1683550v1, whole genome shotgun sequence, the following are encoded in one genomic region:
- the selplg gene encoding P-selectin glycoprotein ligand 1, producing MASLWFTLSILFAFVSPAAHQDPRNTTMVEAATSTSLGHSAETTSKSDTTTSSTPISTLLQEPKESTEVRSNPAIDTTNEKESAPPATSESAAPSTTKQHISRLPTPLDNVEATDDSAPTGPHKFQEGTTKDTNIQFGSSSSSTTGVHETPTTSTARGTSAVPVTNSSKEINVQRHTQGTSRTSGPTMATKTDVNSSATSAGEAQCTIESTKRGKLVSHCLIAIAVLSGIATAFIISTIVLCTKLSSNKQTYKVKDSLGTEMVCISSLLPDTELMPRKIKLPKSNALLIASLEENEGDDLTLNSFVPDH from the coding sequence ATGGCCAGTCTTTGGTTTACTCTGTCAATCCTCTTTGCATTTGTGTCCCCTGCTGCACATCAGGACCCCAGGAATACAACTATGGTGGAAGCAGCCACAAGCACTTCACTGGGCCATAGCGCTGAAACAACAAGCAAATCAGACACAACTACAAGCTCAACTCCCATCTCGACCTTGCTGCAAGAACCCAAAGAAAGCACAGAAGTGAGAAGCAATCCGGCCATTGACACCACAAATGAGAAGGAATCTGCTCCGCCAGCTACATCTGAAAGCGCAGCCCCATCAACTACCAAACAGCACATTTCTCGTCTGCCGACTCCATTAGATAATGTAGAAGCCACAGACGATTCAGCCCCCACTGGTCCACACAAATTTCAGGAAGGAACGACTAAAGATACCAACATCCAATTTGGTTCTTCATCTTCTAGCACGACTGGGGTTCATGAGACTCCTACCACCTCAACTGCGCGTGGTACGTCTGCAGTGCCTGTGACAAACTCGTCTAAGGAGATCAACGTGCAGAGGCATACACAAGGAACATCAAGAACATCTGGACCCACCATGGCTACAAAAACAGATGTCAACAGCTCAGCAACCAGTGCAGGGGAGGCACAGTGCACAATCGAGTCGACCAAGAGGGGAAAACTGGTGAGTCACTGTCTGATCGCCATTGCTGTGCTCTCTGGGATTGCAACTGCATTTATAATAAGTACGATTGTTCTGTGCACCAAGCTCTCCAGCAATAAACAAACGTACAAAGTGAAGGATtctctggggactgagatggttTGTATATCATCCCTCCTACCTGACACCGAACTAATGCCCAGGAAAATCAAGCTACCAAAAAGTAACGCTCTTCTTATCGCCTCCCTTGAGGAAAACGAAGGCGATGATCTGACGCTTAATAGTTTTGTACCCGACCACTAA